From Bacteroidota bacterium, the proteins below share one genomic window:
- a CDS encoding ABC transporter permease has translation MFKRKQYISSSSLSRKAWKRFLQSKLAVGALIFIGFAVVISLLGYLITPDNTPFANQQFLELTTKKPGFSVKMLMVRKNEPASAKNFFSTMISGHKSEYTAVPIYKYSFKSDTIFVEAYTGAVPNDGEIKAYNFADVLFPLQAETAPVLSSDGTISFTDIDGNPVTKSCAELKTEIEKNNIIDKTFLLGTDRFGRDLLSQLMIGTRVSLSVGLISVLISLVIGILFGALAGYFRGWVDNVIVWFINVIWSIPTLLLVIAITFALGKGFWQVFIAVGLTMWVEVARVVRGQILSIREKEFVEAGKALGFKSFRIIFRHILPNVMGAVIVISAANFASAILIEAGLSFLGIGVQPPMPSWGTMIKEHYAYIILDAAYLAIIPGIAIMLMVLAFMLVGNALRDALDVKTVSK, from the coding sequence GTGTTCAAACGAAAACAGTACATATCGTCGTCATCATTATCGCGTAAAGCGTGGAAACGTTTTTTACAAAGCAAACTCGCCGTTGGCGCTCTGATTTTTATTGGGTTTGCGGTGGTAATTTCGTTGCTGGGATACCTTATAACACCCGACAATACGCCATTCGCCAATCAGCAATTCCTTGAGCTCACCACCAAAAAGCCCGGTTTTTCAGTAAAAATGCTGATGGTACGTAAAAACGAACCGGCTTCAGCAAAAAACTTTTTTAGTACGATGATATCGGGACATAAAAGCGAATACACCGCAGTTCCGATTTATAAATATTCATTCAAATCAGACACAATATTCGTTGAAGCGTATACGGGAGCCGTACCCAATGACGGAGAAATAAAAGCCTATAACTTTGCCGATGTTTTGTTTCCGCTTCAAGCAGAAACAGCGCCGGTGCTATCATCCGATGGAACCATTTCCTTCACAGATATTGATGGAAATCCGGTTACTAAAAGTTGTGCTGAACTCAAAACAGAAATTGAAAAAAATAACATCATTGATAAAACGTTTTTACTCGGAACAGACCGTTTCGGGCGCGATTTGCTGAGTCAGTTAATGATTGGGACGCGGGTAAGCCTGTCGGTAGGACTTATTTCAGTTCTGATATCGCTGGTTATTGGCATACTGTTTGGGGCGCTGGCCGGCTATTTCCGTGGTTGGGTTGATAATGTAATTGTTTGGTTCATCAACGTTATCTGGTCAATACCGACCTTATTGCTGGTTATTGCCATAACATTTGCTTTAGGAAAAGGTTTCTGGCAGGTTTTTATTGCGGTTGGACTCACCATGTGGGTTGAAGTGGCACGAGTGGTCCGCGGACAGATTTTATCCATTCGCGAAAAAGAATTTGTGGAAGCAGGAAAGGCATTGGGATTTAAAAGTTTCAGGATTATTTTCAGGCATATTTTACCGAATGTTATGGGGGCTGTTATTGTAATTTCCGCAGCAAATTTCGCATCAGCTATATTGATAGAAGCAGGCCTCAGTTTTCTGGGAATAGGCGTTCAGCCGCCCATGCCCTCATGGGGAACCATGATTAAGGAACATTACGCGTATATCATACTTGACGCAGCCTACCTCGCCATTATTCCGGGCATTGCCATTATGCTCATGGTACTCGCATTTATGCTCGTCGGTAACGCTTTGCGCGATGCTCTTGACGTGAAGACGGTGAGCAAATAA
- a CDS encoding alpha/beta hydrolase, producing the protein MVITINGKKIFFTAQGRGNTVVLLHGFTETLDIWNDFAVRLSANFHVITIDLPGHGRSECLGEIHTMEAMAECVHAVLKSQRVTECAMAGHSMGGYVMLAFAEKYEEMMRGLCLFHSTAYADTPDGKVNRQRTIDVIKKNHAGFISNFIPELFAPANRSLLKREIQTLTEAARGMTKESIIASQRGMLERPDRSHVLKNCPVPVLIIAGKLDSRIPYEKVLQQMALPNDCIALLMGDVAHMGYLEATEKTFYALNSYLDGLW; encoded by the coding sequence ATGGTTATTACAATCAACGGAAAAAAAATATTCTTTACAGCTCAGGGTCGCGGAAATACAGTTGTGCTGCTTCATGGTTTTACCGAAACTCTTGATATATGGAATGATTTTGCTGTCCGGCTTTCAGCAAATTTTCATGTTATTACTATTGATTTGCCGGGGCATGGGCGCAGTGAGTGTTTGGGCGAAATACATACTATGGAAGCCATGGCTGAATGTGTGCATGCTGTACTGAAGTCGCAGCGTGTTACAGAATGTGCCATGGCCGGACACTCAATGGGTGGCTATGTAATGCTTGCCTTTGCCGAAAAGTATGAGGAAATGATGCGTGGCTTATGCCTTTTTCACAGCACTGCTTATGCCGATACACCCGACGGAAAAGTAAACAGACAACGTACAATCGATGTTATAAAGAAAAATCACGCAGGTTTTATCAGCAACTTCATTCCGGAATTATTTGCCCCTGCTAACAGAAGCCTTCTGAAACGCGAGATTCAAACCCTGACCGAAGCTGCACGGGGAATGACCAAAGAATCTATTATCGCATCGCAACGCGGAATGCTTGAACGGCCCGATCGTAGCCATGTGCTGAAAAATTGCCCTGTTCCGGTACTCATTATAGCCGGAAAGCTGGACAGCCGGATTCCATATGAAAAGGTGCTGCAACAAATGGCACTGCCCAACGATTGTATTGCCTTGCTGATGGGTGATGTCGCGCATATGGGCTATCTCGAAGCGACCGAAAAAACATTTTATGCACTTAATTCATATCTGGACGGGCTTTGGTAA
- a CDS encoding formate--tetrahydrofolate ligase gives MKTDLEIAREAKMLHIKEIAAQLGVQEDDLQMYGKYKAKLPLKLIDKDVVRQHKLILVSAISPTPAGEGKTTMSIGLSQGLNRIGRKTTVVLREPSLGPVFGMKGGAAGGGFSQVLPMEDINLHFTGDFAAIEKAHNLLAALIDNNIQNKRNHLPLDPRTVSWKRVMDMNDRSLRKTIVGLGGTMSGVPRETGFDITAASEVMAILCLSDNLNHLKEKLGNIFIGYTYDKKPVYARDLKANGAMAALLKDAIMPNLVQTIENTPAIIHGGPFANIAQGTNSVIATRMGLTLTDYVVTEAGFGFDLGAEKFLDIKCVYAGLAPSAVVLVATVRALKYHGGADLKTLKEPNPEALRRGLANLEKHIENMGHFHICPVVAINKFVTDTDEELNIIRDKCTELGIPSAIANVWAEGGGGAVELAEIVGKVVDRCHAKFTPMYDWEWSIEKKIETIAKKIYGAEAIDYTAKAKKDLIKIHELGLDKLPVCIAKTQKSLSDNPDLLGRPKDFIVTVREIEIAAGAGFVIPITGEIMRMPGLPEVPAAENIDIDNEGNITGLA, from the coding sequence ATGAAAACAGATCTTGAAATTGCACGCGAAGCAAAAATGCTGCACATAAAAGAAATTGCTGCACAATTAGGCGTTCAGGAAGATGACCTGCAGATGTATGGCAAGTATAAAGCAAAACTGCCGTTAAAACTCATAGATAAAGACGTTGTGCGACAGCACAAACTCATTCTGGTGTCGGCTATTTCTCCTACTCCGGCGGGCGAAGGAAAAACAACGATGTCTATAGGTCTATCGCAAGGCTTGAACCGGATTGGAAGAAAGACAACTGTTGTACTGCGCGAACCGTCGCTTGGACCCGTATTTGGAATGAAGGGCGGTGCCGCCGGTGGCGGATTCTCACAAGTGCTGCCTATGGAAGATATCAACCTGCATTTTACAGGCGATTTTGCTGCTATTGAAAAAGCACACAATCTGCTTGCGGCACTTATCGATAATAACATCCAGAATAAACGAAACCATCTGCCGCTCGATCCCCGGACCGTTTCGTGGAAACGTGTGATGGATATGAATGACCGCTCACTGCGTAAAACAATTGTAGGGCTGGGCGGAACCATGTCGGGAGTGCCACGCGAAACGGGCTTCGACATCACAGCCGCATCCGAAGTGATGGCCATTCTTTGTTTGTCGGATAACCTGAATCATCTGAAAGAAAAACTGGGGAATATTTTTATCGGTTACACCTACGATAAAAAGCCTGTGTATGCCCGCGATCTTAAAGCAAACGGTGCTATGGCGGCATTGCTTAAAGATGCGATAATGCCCAATCTGGTTCAGACTATTGAAAATACTCCTGCAATTATTCATGGTGGTCCGTTTGCAAATATTGCACAGGGCACCAACAGTGTAATCGCCACCAGAATGGGACTTACGTTAACTGATTATGTGGTCACCGAAGCAGGATTTGGTTTTGATCTGGGAGCCGAAAAATTCCTCGATATCAAATGTGTTTATGCAGGACTGGCGCCCAGTGCTGTTGTGCTTGTGGCAACCGTTCGCGCATTAAAATACCATGGCGGCGCCGACCTTAAAACGCTCAAAGAGCCGAACCCCGAAGCATTGCGAAGAGGATTGGCAAATCTGGAAAAACATATTGAGAATATGGGGCACTTCCATATCTGCCCCGTTGTTGCCATCAATAAATTTGTGACCGACACCGATGAAGAACTGAATATTATCAGGGATAAATGCACAGAACTGGGTATTCCGTCGGCCATTGCAAATGTGTGGGCTGAAGGTGGCGGCGGTGCTGTTGAACTTGCCGAAATTGTTGGTAAGGTTGTTGACCGCTGTCATGCTAAATTTACGCCCATGTATGATTGGGAATGGTCTATAGAGAAGAAAATTGAAACCATTGCCAAGAAAATTTATGGGGCTGAAGCGATTGATTACACGGCAAAAGCAAAGAAAGATTTAATTAAAATTCATGAACTGGGGCTTGATAAACTTCCTGTCTGTATAGCAAAAACGCAGAAGTCACTATCGGATAATCCTGACCTGCTGGGTCGGCCGAAAGATTTTATTGTTACGGTCAGAGAAATAGAA